In one window of Vibrio sp. DW001 DNA:
- the ccoG gene encoding cytochrome c oxidase accessory protein CcoG, whose amino-acid sequence MSQDKIDIKDVTPKIFNPKTHKGKKDRFNPSDGIYVRESKGTFQKLRRYGAWFLLLLFGLVPWIPYGERQAILLDIGNQQFNFFGTTLYPQDLTLLALLFMIAAFGLFFITTFLGRVWCGYLCPQTVWTFMYIWFEEKLEGAANKRRKQDGGKMTSNLLLRKTIKHIAWLGIALVTGFTFVGYFVPIKDLVVDFLTLNTTFWAGFWVVFFAVCTYANAAWMRSIVCIHMCPYARFQSAMFDKDTFIVGYNQERGESRGPRPRKADPKKLGLGDCIDCDLCVQVCPTGIDIRDGLQYECINCGACIDICNQTMDRMGYEKNLISYTSEHKLSGKQTKVMRPKLIGYGGIMVLMLVLFALQIASVEPAGMSVLRDRNQLFKVNSEGYVENTYNLKIINKTQQLQNYSLDVTGLNDITWYGNQTIQVQPGEVVNLPISLGVATENLSSPVATIQFILTDSNQFTVEVESRFVKKL is encoded by the coding sequence ATGAGTCAAGATAAAATAGACATAAAAGATGTGACTCCCAAAATATTTAACCCTAAAACACATAAGGGAAAAAAAGATAGATTTAATCCTAGTGATGGTATTTATGTACGAGAAAGCAAAGGAACCTTTCAAAAATTAAGACGCTATGGCGCTTGGTTCTTACTCCTATTATTCGGATTGGTTCCTTGGATACCATACGGTGAAAGACAAGCTATATTGCTTGATATTGGCAATCAACAATTCAATTTTTTTGGTACCACCTTATACCCACAAGATTTAACCTTGCTTGCACTCTTGTTCATGATAGCGGCATTTGGCCTGTTTTTTATTACGACATTTTTAGGCCGAGTATGGTGTGGTTACCTTTGTCCCCAAACTGTATGGACATTTATGTATATCTGGTTTGAAGAAAAACTGGAGGGGGCGGCAAATAAAAGACGGAAACAAGATGGCGGTAAGATGACATCAAACCTTCTGCTGCGAAAAACCATCAAACATATAGCTTGGCTTGGTATTGCCCTTGTTACTGGATTTACTTTCGTTGGGTACTTTGTCCCGATAAAAGATCTTGTAGTCGACTTCTTAACGCTAAATACGACGTTCTGGGCTGGTTTTTGGGTTGTGTTTTTTGCGGTATGTACTTACGCAAATGCAGCTTGGATGCGATCTATTGTCTGTATCCACATGTGTCCTTACGCTCGCTTCCAATCTGCAATGTTTGATAAAGATACTTTTATTGTCGGTTATAACCAAGAACGAGGAGAATCTAGAGGCCCTCGTCCACGTAAGGCTGATCCGAAAAAACTGGGATTAGGTGACTGCATTGATTGTGATTTGTGTGTTCAAGTTTGCCCAACAGGCATTGATATACGTGATGGGCTTCAATATGAATGTATCAACTGTGGTGCATGTATTGATATTTGTAATCAAACAATGGATCGTATGGGTTATGAAAAGAATTTAATCAGTTATACCTCAGAGCATAAATTATCTGGTAAACAAACAAAAGTAATGCGACCGAAACTAATAGGTTACGGCGGTATCATGGTGTTAATGCTTGTCTTGTTTGCCCTTCAAATTGCCAGTGTAGAACCCGCTGGAATGAGTGTATTAAGAGACAGAAACCAACTATTTAAAGTCAATTCCGAAGGTTATGTCGAAAACACCTATAATCTAAAAATAATAAACAAGACTCAGCAACTACAGAACTACTCTCTGGATGTAACGGGTCTAAATGATATTACTTGGTACGGAAACCAAACCATTCAAGTCCAACCGGGTGAAGTTGTCAACTTACCAATAAGCTTAGGAGTAGCAACTGAAAACTTAAGCTCTCCTGTTGCTACGATTCAGTTTATACTCACCGATAGTAACCAATTTACTGTCGAAGTTGAGAGCAGGTTTGTTAAAAAACTGTAA
- a CDS encoding thiol:disulfide interchange protein DsbA/DsbL has translation MKKLFMLLATLILSTSIQAAQFNEGTHYEVLDLEKTSTPTVTEYFSFFCGHCNNFEPVIQQLKTKLPKNAKFQKVHVSFMGGNMGVPMAKAYASMIVLKVEDKMVPYMFNQIHKLRTPPKTEKEIRQMFIDNGVDAKKFDSAYKGFAIDSMQKRFDKQFKAVKLSGVPGVVVNNRYIVKTDGIKNYDEYFDLVNYLLAL, from the coding sequence ATGAAAAAATTATTTATGTTACTCGCTACCCTGATATTAAGCACATCAATACAAGCCGCTCAGTTTAATGAAGGAACGCACTATGAAGTATTAGACTTGGAAAAGACTTCTACTCCAACAGTCACCGAGTACTTCTCTTTCTTTTGTGGGCACTGTAATAATTTTGAACCCGTAATTCAGCAGCTTAAAACAAAATTACCCAAGAACGCCAAATTTCAAAAAGTACATGTTTCCTTTATGGGTGGCAACATGGGCGTTCCAATGGCTAAGGCTTATGCAAGCATGATCGTATTAAAAGTTGAAGATAAAATGGTTCCTTACATGTTCAACCAAATACACAAACTTCGAACTCCACCCAAGACAGAAAAAGAAATACGCCAAATGTTTATCGACAATGGTGTAGACGCAAAGAAATTTGATTCTGCATACAAGGGATTTGCCATTGATTCTATGCAGAAACGTTTTGATAAACAATTTAAAGCCGTTAAGTTAAGCGGAGTTCCAGGGGTTGTTGTCAACAATCGTTATATTGTTAAAACAGATGGGATTAAAAACTACGACGAGTATTTTGACTTAGTTAATTATCTACTTGCGCTATAG
- a CDS encoding DUF3157 family protein, protein MKQLLLIIAILGTSPVFGSQNLTLPDGRQVQLNDDFTWHYSEDIKSVPKQNNIEEGSVALIPVKKITATTIVPNSNKNTLQLSDSGVDVLLGKATYSEGKLTIPTSITNQGSSSIILIELEYQVFDSAGKALIKDNKAIWQSVKRMSDTYLRPDESKLGKELKIELPEQPQYQMTSKIISVEFR, encoded by the coding sequence ATGAAACAACTCTTATTGATAATCGCTATATTGGGAACCAGCCCTGTGTTTGGTTCTCAAAATCTAACCCTACCGGATGGTAGACAAGTACAACTTAACGATGACTTTACATGGCACTATAGTGAAGATATAAAATCAGTACCTAAGCAAAATAATATTGAGGAAGGTTCAGTAGCCCTCATTCCTGTAAAGAAAATCACGGCCACAACAATAGTTCCAAATAGCAATAAAAATACACTACAACTGTCTGACAGTGGTGTTGATGTTTTACTTGGTAAAGCAACCTATAGCGAAGGGAAACTAACAATACCTACATCAATAACAAATCAGGGTTCATCATCAATAATTCTAATTGAACTTGAATACCAAGTTTTTGATTCTGCCGGTAAAGCATTAATAAAAGACAACAAAGCTATTTGGCAATCCGTTAAGAGGATGTCTGATACCTATCTCAGACCAGATGAGTCAAAATTAGGTAAAGAACTAAAAATTGAACTTCCAGAACAACCACAATACCAAATGACGAGTAAGATTATTTCCGTTGAATTTCGCTAA
- a CDS encoding sporulation protein — translation MSFLKKTLASFGVGSARVDSILQQEFLIPGEKAKIVIEVYGGSTPQDIDNIDLKIYCRYIDEVPADNDKSKSDNYVGRMRRVPRDYVLASWKLPYSFTIESGQQRSFDIELDLPANTPVTIGDTKVWLETGLDISLAKDPTDKDILTVRPTPVLDGVFTALEEEGLRIRQVECEATKGFALPFVQEFELVPTTGQFHGRWRELEIVAYQHDDALELWFEVDRQKQGLGGMLSNLLGAGKIKRNLLIPKGTEGSEAGKQVIEYLVSTS, via the coding sequence ATGTCGTTTCTTAAAAAAACTTTAGCCAGTTTCGGTGTTGGTTCAGCGAGAGTTGACTCAATCTTACAGCAAGAATTCCTAATTCCAGGTGAAAAGGCGAAGATTGTAATCGAGGTCTATGGTGGTTCCACCCCTCAGGATATCGATAATATAGATCTGAAAATCTATTGTCGATATATCGACGAAGTTCCTGCAGATAATGATAAAAGTAAAAGTGATAACTATGTGGGAAGAATGAGGCGTGTTCCCCGTGATTATGTATTGGCGAGCTGGAAGCTTCCTTATTCTTTTACTATTGAGTCTGGGCAACAAAGGAGCTTTGATATTGAGCTAGATTTACCTGCTAATACTCCGGTAACAATAGGAGATACCAAAGTTTGGTTGGAAACAGGATTAGATATTTCCTTGGCTAAAGATCCTACTGATAAGGATATTTTAACGGTAAGGCCAACCCCTGTTTTGGATGGTGTATTTACTGCTCTTGAAGAAGAAGGTTTGCGTATTCGGCAGGTGGAGTGTGAAGCGACGAAAGGGTTTGCTCTCCCTTTCGTTCAAGAATTCGAACTCGTGCCTACTACGGGTCAGTTTCATGGTCGATGGAGAGAGTTGGAAATTGTGGCTTATCAGCATGATGATGCACTTGAACTTTGGTTTGAGGTGGATCGTCAGAAGCAAGGGTTGGGAGGTATGCTTTCGAACCTTTTAGGTGCAGGAAAAATAAAGAGAAATTTATTGATACCTAAAGGTACAGAAGGCAGTGAAGCCGGTAAGCAGGTTATAGAGTATTTGGTTTCGACGAGTTAA
- a CDS encoding YifB family Mg chelatase-like AAA ATPase, with product MVLAVIHSRASVGVDAPPVTVEVHISNGMPGFTLVGLPETTVKESRDRVRSAIINSNFEYPSKKITVNLAPADLPKEGGRFDLPIALGILAAAEQIAVDKLSEYEFVGELALSGALRPVKGVLPAALAANKIQRCLVVPEENGDQAALVGKERHKSAASLLEVCSALCGQDNLSLFQVERSEDKWVHSRDLQDVIGQQQGKRALEIAAAGGHNLLFLGPPGTGKTMLASRLCDLLPEMSDDEALETASVASLTEQDINKFNWKKRPFRSPHHSSSMAALVGGGSIPRPGEISLAHNGLLFLDEMPEFERKVLDSMREPLESGEIVISRAAGKTRFPARFQLVGALNPSPTGYYDGDKARINPQVVLRYLSRLSGPLLDRFDMSLEIPLLPKGMLAEGGDRGETTHVIKGRVEEARAYMLRRSGKINALLTSREIEKFCILDKQDAEFLEDALHRLGLSIRAYHRIIKVARTIADLESNELISRAHLAEALGYRSMDRLLKLLNAQVI from the coding sequence ATGGTATTGGCGGTCATTCACAGCCGAGCAAGTGTTGGGGTAGACGCTCCTCCTGTCACTGTTGAGGTGCATATAAGCAATGGTATGCCAGGTTTTACACTTGTTGGCTTGCCTGAAACCACCGTAAAAGAGTCTAGGGATCGAGTTAGAAGCGCGATAATTAACTCAAATTTTGAGTACCCGAGCAAAAAGATCACAGTAAACCTTGCTCCTGCTGATTTACCTAAAGAGGGGGGACGATTTGATTTACCTATCGCGCTAGGGATCCTCGCGGCGGCTGAACAGATAGCCGTTGATAAACTTAGCGAATATGAGTTTGTTGGTGAGTTAGCGCTTTCTGGGGCGTTACGCCCGGTCAAAGGTGTATTGCCTGCAGCGTTGGCGGCCAATAAAATTCAACGATGCTTAGTTGTACCTGAAGAAAATGGAGATCAAGCGGCATTGGTTGGCAAAGAGAGGCATAAATCCGCTGCAAGTTTGTTGGAGGTGTGTTCGGCGTTATGCGGGCAAGATAACTTGTCTTTATTTCAGGTAGAAAGGTCCGAAGATAAGTGGGTGCACAGCCGAGATTTACAAGATGTCATTGGTCAGCAACAGGGAAAGAGAGCATTGGAGATAGCTGCGGCAGGTGGACATAATCTTCTTTTTCTCGGTCCGCCAGGCACAGGAAAAACCATGCTAGCCTCTCGACTTTGTGACTTACTGCCTGAAATGAGTGATGACGAAGCGCTCGAAACGGCCTCTGTGGCTTCTTTAACGGAGCAAGACATAAATAAGTTTAATTGGAAGAAAAGACCTTTTCGGTCTCCTCATCATTCATCTTCTATGGCGGCCTTAGTTGGTGGTGGTTCGATTCCTCGTCCAGGTGAGATTTCCTTGGCACATAATGGATTGTTGTTCCTTGACGAAATGCCTGAATTTGAAAGAAAGGTGTTGGACTCAATGAGAGAGCCACTAGAGTCTGGAGAGATTGTTATCTCTAGAGCGGCGGGAAAGACCCGTTTTCCAGCTCGATTCCAGCTCGTTGGAGCACTGAATCCAAGTCCCACAGGTTATTATGATGGCGATAAGGCTCGGATAAACCCTCAGGTAGTACTTCGTTATCTGAGTCGGCTGTCGGGGCCTCTATTGGATAGGTTTGATATGTCATTAGAGATCCCTTTATTGCCGAAAGGAATGCTAGCGGAAGGTGGAGATAGAGGAGAAACTACCCATGTTATAAAGGGTAGGGTAGAAGAAGCCCGAGCGTATATGTTAAGAAGATCAGGAAAAATAAATGCACTTCTAACAAGTAGAGAAATAGAGAAATTTTGTATTTTGGACAAACAAGACGCCGAGTTTTTAGAAGATGCGCTACATAGGTTAGGGTTATCAATACGTGCATATCATCGAATAATAAAGGTTGCTCGTACTATCGCTGATTTGGAGTCGAATGAACTAATTAGTCGAGCACACTTAGCTGAAGCGCTGGGGTACCGTTCTATGGATAGGTTATTGAAATTATTAAACGCTCAGGTGATCTAG
- the trkA gene encoding Trk system potassium transporter TrkA gives MKIIILGAGQVGGTLAENLVGENNDITIVDKNSDRLRELQDKYDLRVVNGHASHPNTLREAGAQDADMLVAVTNSDETNMAACQIAFTIFNTPNRIARIRSPEYLKEKETLFHSGAVPVDHLIAPEELVTSYIERLIQYPGALQVVSFADKKVSLVAVKAYYGGPLVGNALSTLRDHMPHIDTRVAAIFRQGRPIRPQGTTIIEADDEVFFVADSYHIRSIMSELQRLEKPYRRIMIVGGGNIGSSLAKRLEFDYSVKLIERSLARAEKLSEELEKTIVFCGDAADQELLIEENIDQVDVFIALTNEDETNIMSAMLAKRMGAKKVMVLIQRGAYVDLVQGGNIDVAISPQQATISALLTHVRRADIVNVSSLRRGAAEAIEAIAHGDETTSKVVGRPIGQLKLPPGTTIGAIVRGEEVMIAHDKTVIEQDDHVVMFLVDKKYVPDVELLFQPSPFFL, from the coding sequence ATGAAAATCATTATTCTTGGAGCAGGTCAGGTTGGTGGCACACTCGCTGAAAATTTAGTGGGTGAAAATAACGATATCACCATCGTAGACAAAAACAGTGATCGCTTAAGGGAGCTTCAAGATAAATACGATTTACGAGTAGTCAATGGACACGCCAGTCACCCGAACACGTTACGCGAAGCCGGTGCCCAAGATGCGGACATGTTAGTGGCTGTGACCAACTCTGACGAAACCAATATGGCGGCTTGTCAGATTGCATTCACTATTTTTAATACACCTAATCGAATCGCTCGTATTCGTTCTCCTGAATATTTGAAAGAGAAAGAGACACTCTTCCACTCTGGCGCTGTGCCAGTTGATCACTTAATTGCTCCTGAAGAGCTCGTGACTAGTTACATCGAGCGTCTAATTCAGTACCCTGGCGCGCTGCAAGTTGTCAGTTTTGCTGATAAGAAAGTAAGTTTGGTGGCAGTTAAAGCCTATTATGGTGGCCCTCTCGTTGGTAACGCACTTTCCACTCTGCGTGATCACATGCCTCATATAGATACGCGTGTCGCCGCTATTTTCAGACAAGGTCGACCTATCAGACCTCAAGGTACGACAATAATAGAAGCGGACGATGAAGTATTCTTCGTAGCGGATAGCTATCATATTCGTTCTATTATGAGTGAACTACAAAGACTCGAGAAACCTTACAGACGTATTATGATCGTTGGTGGAGGTAATATCGGCTCTTCATTAGCGAAACGATTAGAGTTCGATTACAGTGTGAAACTAATCGAACGCAGTTTAGCTCGAGCAGAAAAATTATCGGAAGAACTAGAAAAAACCATCGTCTTTTGTGGTGACGCTGCCGACCAAGAGCTGCTGATTGAAGAAAATATTGATCAAGTGGATGTTTTCATCGCGTTAACTAATGAAGACGAAACCAACATTATGTCTGCCATGTTAGCAAAGCGTATGGGTGCAAAAAAAGTAATGGTACTCATCCAACGTGGCGCTTATGTTGACCTCGTTCAGGGAGGCAATATTGATGTGGCCATTTCACCTCAACAGGCCACTATTTCTGCTCTATTAACTCATGTAAGACGTGCTGATATTGTTAACGTATCTTCATTAAGACGCGGAGCAGCAGAAGCCATTGAAGCCATTGCGCACGGTGATGAAACCACATCAAAGGTTGTTGGCAGACCAATCGGTCAATTAAAACTACCTCCTGGTACCACAATAGGCGCAATTGTCCGTGGCGAAGAAGTAATGATTGCTCATGACAAAACGGTGATAGAGCAAGATGATCATGTTGTTATGTTTCTTGTGGATAAAAAGTATGTTCCTGACGTTGAACTGCTTTTCCAACCTAGCCCGTTCTTTTTATAA
- a CDS encoding serine/threonine protein kinase, producing MTIDSNNTDISKDTAFNFDALTPDFMWYAIESIGIRAESGLLALNSYENRVYQFVDEEKQRYVVKFYRPQRWTTEQIQEEHDFTLELLEQELPVAPPCIINGRTLHEYKGYHFTLFVSVGGRQFEVDNANHLEWVGRFMGRIHNIGKKQTFIHRPSLGLDEYLYQPRKLLQQSTFIPPHLENSFFSDLDLLIARIEDNWNDDFTSIRLHGDCHPGNILWRDGPMFVDLDDARNGPAVQDLWMLLNGDRHDRLAQLDILLEGYEEFCDFNPSELKLIEPLRGLRMVHYMAWLAKRWQDPAFPLAFPWFGDPKYWENQVLGFKEQISVLQEPPLSLMPQW from the coding sequence ATGACTATCGATTCTAACAATACAGACATTTCAAAAGACACTGCATTCAATTTTGATGCTCTTACACCAGACTTCATGTGGTACGCAATAGAAAGCATTGGAATAAGAGCTGAATCAGGTTTGCTTGCACTAAATAGTTATGAAAACCGTGTATATCAATTCGTGGATGAAGAAAAACAGCGTTACGTGGTTAAGTTTTATCGCCCACAAAGATGGACGACAGAGCAGATCCAAGAAGAACACGACTTTACGTTAGAACTACTTGAACAGGAACTCCCTGTCGCGCCTCCTTGCATTATTAATGGACGCACGCTTCATGAATACAAAGGTTATCATTTCACCTTATTTGTCAGTGTAGGAGGACGACAGTTTGAAGTTGATAATGCGAATCACCTTGAATGGGTTGGTCGCTTTATGGGTAGGATTCACAATATCGGTAAAAAACAAACTTTTATTCATAGACCAAGTCTCGGCTTAGATGAATACCTTTACCAACCCCGTAAGCTTTTACAGCAATCTACTTTTATACCGCCTCATTTAGAAAATAGTTTCTTTAGCGACCTCGATTTATTAATCGCGCGTATTGAAGACAATTGGAATGACGATTTCACCTCAATTCGCTTACATGGCGACTGCCATCCTGGTAATATTTTATGGCGGGATGGACCAATGTTTGTCGATTTAGACGATGCTCGCAATGGTCCTGCAGTACAAGACTTATGGATGCTTCTAAACGGCGATAGACATGACCGACTTGCTCAATTAGATATATTACTTGAAGGCTATGAGGAATTTTGCGATTTTAATCCGTCAGAGCTGAAACTTATTGAACCATTACGTGGATTGCGAATGGTACACTATATGGCTTGGCTCGCAAAAAGGTGGCAAGATCCAGCATTTCCACTCGCTTTTCCTTGGTTTGGCGACCCAAAATATTGGGAAAACCAAGTGCTTGGATTTAAAGAACAGATATCGGTTCTACAAGAACCCCCACTTTCACTAATGCCTCAATGGTAA
- a CDS encoding YihD family protein produces MKCHRVNEVIELLHPEWQKDPETNLIPFILKLCKEAGYNGKLDDLTDDVLIYHLKMRNSNKNEMIPGLAKDQENDFKTAILKARGIIK; encoded by the coding sequence ATGAAGTGTCACCGAGTTAATGAGGTAATTGAGTTACTTCACCCTGAATGGCAAAAAGACCCAGAGACCAATCTGATTCCATTTATCCTTAAACTATGTAAAGAAGCAGGCTATAACGGTAAATTGGACGATCTCACCGATGATGTTTTGATCTATCACCTTAAGATGAGAAACAGCAACAAAAATGAGATGATACCCGGCCTTGCCAAAGATCAGGAAAATGACTTCAAAACAGCGATATTAAAGGCCCGTGGAATAATTAAATAG
- a CDS encoding TrkH family potassium uptake protein, whose product MVNFRPIMFVIGLVLSKLALFMYIPTLVAFFSGTDGFLEFGKAVVITHIAAFLCISLGKTEHFRLGVRDMFLITSLVWMIASVFAALPFVFINHISFTDAYFETMSGITTTGSTVLSGLDNMAPSILLWRSTLQWLGGIGFIVMAVAVLPMLNVGGMRLFQTESSDWSDKSSPRAKTVAKNIVAVYLSLTAACILGYLITGMGFFDAVNHGFTTLSTGGYSTSDGSMNHFSNGAHWVATLFMFLGGLPFLLFVSVLRNKTFTALYLDAQVRGFALLFIIASAVIASWLIVHNGYTTSDAIRVSMFNIVSIITTTGYGLEDFTAWGGLPTVLFAFLMLVGACSGSTSGGIKIFRFQIAMTLFNKQMLKLIHPSGIFVQRYNKRPVSDDIVRSMVAFGITFFATIIIIAGSLSAIGLDPITSISGSITAVANVGPGMGDIIGPTGNFAPLPDLAKWILGLGMLMGRLEILTILVLFFPAFWRT is encoded by the coding sequence ATGGTTAACTTTCGTCCGATTATGTTTGTTATAGGGTTAGTATTATCCAAACTAGCCCTGTTTATGTACATTCCAACATTGGTCGCTTTCTTTTCTGGTACTGACGGTTTTCTCGAGTTTGGCAAAGCGGTTGTCATCACGCATATCGCTGCATTTCTATGTATTTCACTCGGTAAAACCGAACATTTCCGCCTTGGCGTAAGAGATATGTTTCTAATCACATCCTTGGTTTGGATGATAGCGAGCGTATTTGCAGCACTCCCCTTTGTGTTTATTAACCATATCAGCTTCACGGATGCTTATTTTGAGACGATGTCTGGCATTACAACAACAGGCTCTACCGTTTTAAGTGGCCTAGACAATATGGCACCAAGTATATTGTTATGGCGCTCAACCCTTCAATGGTTAGGAGGAATTGGTTTCATTGTCATGGCGGTAGCAGTCTTGCCAATGTTAAATGTTGGTGGTATGAGACTATTCCAGACAGAATCATCCGATTGGTCTGATAAAAGTTCACCTAGAGCAAAAACCGTCGCAAAAAATATTGTTGCTGTTTATCTTTCACTAACGGCAGCCTGCATTCTTGGTTACTTAATCACTGGTATGGGCTTCTTTGATGCGGTAAATCATGGGTTTACGACACTATCCACAGGTGGTTACTCAACATCAGATGGCTCAATGAACCATTTTTCTAATGGCGCTCATTGGGTTGCGACATTATTTATGTTTCTCGGTGGCTTACCTTTTCTGCTCTTTGTTAGCGTATTACGAAACAAAACCTTTACCGCCCTTTATCTCGATGCTCAAGTTCGTGGATTTGCCTTGTTATTTATCATCGCTAGTGCGGTGATAGCCAGTTGGTTAATTGTACATAACGGCTACACTACATCGGATGCTATTCGTGTATCCATGTTCAATATTGTCTCTATTATCACAACCACTGGTTATGGGTTAGAAGATTTTACGGCATGGGGAGGACTACCTACCGTTCTCTTTGCTTTTTTAATGTTAGTAGGCGCATGCTCCGGGTCTACCTCTGGTGGTATCAAAATATTTCGGTTCCAAATTGCGATGACGCTATTCAACAAACAAATGCTAAAGTTGATCCATCCATCCGGTATATTTGTACAACGTTACAATAAACGCCCTGTAAGTGACGATATCGTTCGCTCAATGGTCGCATTTGGTATCACCTTTTTTGCCACAATAATCATTATTGCAGGCTCTTTATCCGCCATAGGGTTAGATCCCATCACAAGCATTTCAGGTTCTATTACTGCCGTTGCTAATGTCGGCCCAGGCATGGGGGACATAATCGGACCTACTGGAAATTTTGCGCCGTTGCCTGACTTGGCAAAATGGATACTCGGATTAGGAATGTTAATGGGACGACTAGAAATACTCACTATTCTTGTACTCTTCTTTCCCGCTTTTTGGCGCACGTAA
- a CDS encoding hemolysin III family protein: MSTKPENEYSVWEEIANGVSHGLGVIFGVVGSYFLVTKAVENNADTLTIISMSLYGTSVIVLFLASTLYHSIPYQKTKRALKTFDHCAIYVLIAGSYTPFLLVSLRTPLAIGLMAVIWSIALFGIIFKFAFIYRFEKLSLWIYLTMGWLSLIVIYQLAMNIDIGGLALLAVGGVVYSLGVIFYVAKKIPFNHAIWHGFVLAGCVCHFLSIYYYVDPS; this comes from the coding sequence ATGTCGACTAAACCAGAAAATGAATACAGTGTATGGGAGGAGATCGCTAATGGTGTGTCTCATGGTCTCGGGGTCATTTTTGGTGTCGTTGGATCCTATTTTCTAGTAACAAAAGCTGTTGAGAACAATGCAGATACGTTAACGATAATCAGCATGAGTCTTTATGGTACCAGCGTTATTGTACTTTTTTTGGCCTCAACGTTGTATCACTCTATCCCGTATCAAAAAACCAAGCGAGCACTTAAGACTTTTGATCATTGTGCTATTTATGTACTCATTGCTGGCAGTTATACACCCTTCTTATTAGTGAGTTTAAGAACCCCATTAGCGATTGGATTAATGGCTGTTATTTGGTCGATAGCTTTGTTTGGGATTATCTTTAAGTTTGCCTTTATCTATCGATTTGAAAAACTGTCTCTTTGGATTTACCTTACGATGGGATGGTTATCGCTAATTGTAATTTATCAACTAGCGATGAATATCGATATAGGTGGATTAGCGCTATTGGCTGTTGGAGGAGTGGTCTATTCGTTAGGCGTTATTTTTTATGTGGCTAAAAAAATACCATTTAATCACGCCATTTGGCATGGTTTTGTATTGGCTGGGTGTGTATGTCATTTCCTTTCTATCTACTATTATGTCGATCCAAGTTAG